Proteins encoded together in one Deltaproteobacteria bacterium window:
- a CDS encoding LpxI family protein has translation MTGARRLGIVAGGGQFPAMVARAGKDRGLGVIAAGFVRETRAELAEDVDVFRFFRLGQLGRIISFFKKHRVETVVFAGPVNKPRALDIRPDFRATRLLLRLAGRSDDSILRAVAREFEGEGMAVASALDIVPELATRPGILTQFSPGTRERADVIYGWPIAKELGRLDIGQCLVVRERMVVAVEGIDGTDATILRAGNLAGPGCVVVKVFKPGQDHRLDMPAVGLGTLHHMHRAGATCLAVESGRSLFFDPAEALAFANEVGISIVGLGEGDVTTFLGP, from the coding sequence ATGACCGGGGCCCGCCGACTCGGCATCGTGGCCGGAGGAGGGCAGTTTCCGGCCATGGTCGCCCGGGCCGGCAAAGACCGGGGGCTGGGCGTGATCGCCGCCGGATTCGTCAGGGAAACCCGGGCAGAACTGGCCGAGGACGTGGATGTCTTCCGGTTTTTTCGTCTCGGCCAACTGGGCCGGATCATCTCTTTCTTCAAGAAACATCGCGTCGAGACCGTGGTTTTTGCCGGACCGGTGAACAAACCCCGAGCTTTGGACATCCGTCCGGATTTCAGGGCGACAAGGCTGCTTCTTCGTCTGGCCGGACGTAGCGACGACAGCATTCTGCGGGCCGTGGCCAGAGAGTTCGAGGGCGAGGGTATGGCCGTGGCCTCGGCCCTGGATATCGTGCCCGAGCTGGCCACCCGCCCCGGAATTTTGACCCAGTTTTCTCCAGGAACCCGGGAAAGGGCCGACGTGATCTACGGTTGGCCCATCGCCAAGGAACTGGGGCGGTTGGACATCGGCCAGTGTCTGGTCGTCCGGGAACGGATGGTCGTGGCCGTGGAGGGCATAGACGGCACGGACGCGACCATCCTTCGGGCCGGAAATTTGGCCGGGCCGGGATGTGTTGTGGTCAAGGTTTTCAAACCCGGACAGGACCACCGTCTGGACATGCCGGCCGTGGGGCTGGGTACCTTGCATCACATGCACCGGGCCGGAGCCACTTGCTTGGCCGTGGAGTCTGGGCGCAGTCTTTTTTTTGACCCGGCCGAGGCTCTGGCCTTCGCCAACGAGGTCGGCATCTCCATCGTCGGGCTCGGAGAGGGAGATGTGACCACATTTCTTGGACCATGA
- a CDS encoding acyl-ACP--UDP-N-acetylglucosamine O-acyltransferase: MKTTIHPTAIVHPKAKLGQGVVVGPFTLIEEDSEIGDRTMIGSHSLIRHHTRLGQDNQVHSYASLGDDPQDLKYDGEETWLVIGDRNRIREFTTLNRGSTSGAGKTVIGSDCFVMAYAHIAHDCRLADGVVLANGATLAGHVHVGQRTVIGGLAAVHQYTRIGDMAFIGGKSAVSQDIPPFMLANGDRAKLHGPNVVGLKRAGLTREEISALKKAYQTIWRSGQRKESAVEAVEAEFGNLGPIVALLDFLRTTKRGVAGPGKRGEGDPE; this comes from the coding sequence ATGAAAACGACGATTCACCCGACGGCCATCGTCCACCCCAAGGCCAAGCTCGGTCAGGGGGTGGTCGTGGGCCCCTTTACTCTGATCGAGGAGGATAGTGAAATCGGCGACCGGACCATGATCGGTTCCCACAGCCTGATCCGTCACCACACGAGGCTCGGGCAAGACAACCAGGTCCACTCTTACGCATCTCTGGGGGACGATCCCCAGGACCTCAAGTATGACGGTGAGGAAACCTGGCTGGTGATCGGGGATCGCAACCGGATCCGGGAGTTCACGACCCTGAACAGGGGTTCAACATCCGGAGCCGGCAAGACCGTGATCGGATCCGACTGTTTTGTCATGGCCTATGCGCATATCGCCCACGATTGCCGTCTGGCGGACGGAGTGGTTCTGGCCAACGGGGCCACCTTGGCAGGGCACGTGCATGTCGGCCAGCGGACCGTGATCGGTGGTCTGGCTGCGGTGCATCAGTATACGCGGATCGGCGACATGGCGTTCATCGGCGGCAAGAGCGCCGTGAGCCAGGACATCCCGCCCTTCATGCTGGCCAACGGGGACCGGGCCAAGCTTCATGGGCCTAATGTGGTCGGTTTGAAGCGGGCCGGATTGACCCGGGAAGAAATTTCAGCCCTCAAAAAGGCCTACCAGACCATCTGGCGGAGCGGTCAGCGCAAGGAGTCGGCCGTGGAGGCCGTGGAGGCCGAATTCGGGAATCTTGGCCCCATAGTCGCCCTGCTCGATTTTTTGCGAACTACCAAGCGGGGGGTGGCCGGACCCGGGAAGCGGGGTGAAGGCGATCCTGAATAG
- the fabZ gene encoding 3-hydroxyacyl-ACP dehydratase FabZ codes for MNRDLTGEIVSTEILELLPHRYPFLLVDRILRYESLKYADAIKAVTINEPFFQGHFPNYPVMPGVLILEAMAQTGAILVAKSIPNLAATKLFLFTGIEKVRFRRSVFPGDVINLHVEHMKHKLNLWKIQAEAKVDGGLVAQGILTAAIVDRED; via the coding sequence ATGAATCGAGATTTGACCGGGGAAATCGTCAGCACCGAGATACTCGAGCTGCTACCTCATCGATATCCGTTTCTCTTGGTGGACCGGATTCTCCGCTATGAATCCCTGAAATACGCCGATGCCATCAAGGCCGTGACGATCAACGAGCCTTTTTTTCAAGGCCATTTTCCGAACTATCCGGTCATGCCCGGAGTACTGATACTAGAGGCCATGGCCCAGACCGGGGCGATTCTTGTCGCCAAGAGCATCCCGAATCTGGCCGCCACAAAACTCTTTCTGTTCACCGGGATCGAAAAGGTTAGGTTTCGAAGGTCGGTTTTTCCCGGAGATGTGATCAATCTGCATGTCGAGCACATGAAACACAAGCTGAACCTCTGGAAGATTCAGGCCGAGGCCAAAGTGGACGGAGGCCTCGTGGCTCAGGGAATACTGACCGCAGCCATCGTGGATCGGGAGGACTGA
- the lpxD gene encoding UDP-3-O-(3-hydroxymyristoyl)glucosamine N-acyltransferase translates to MLLSEIADRLGLSQSARDLEIVGVNTLVDARDNELSFFVNSKYAPQLAGTKAGAVLIHPDHADKVVNPLVSMDPYVDFARAVKMFAVEQGRFKGIDPRTVIDPTARVSVEAHVGAGVYIGAETVVEARVRIFPGVYIGENCILGEDTLIYPNVTIMAGTRVGRRVVLHAGVVLGSDGFGFAQAQTGLEKFPQVGVVVIDDDVEIGANTTIDRAALGQTRISRGTKIDNLVQIGHNVQVGKGCILVSQVGIAGSTVLEDSVVLAGQVGVAGHLTLGQGCRVGAQTGVNRSLEGGKDYGAGIPPMEHGQFLRTAAILAKLPELARRVRQLEKKMETLQTTDDGKERA, encoded by the coding sequence ATGCTGCTCTCGGAGATTGCCGACCGCCTGGGCCTTTCCCAGTCCGCCAGAGATCTCGAGATCGTCGGCGTGAACACCCTGGTCGATGCCCGGGACAACGAGCTGAGTTTCTTCGTCAATTCAAAGTATGCTCCCCAGTTGGCCGGGACTAAAGCGGGGGCGGTTCTTATCCATCCTGACCATGCGGACAAAGTGGTCAACCCGCTTGTGAGCATGGACCCCTATGTCGATTTCGCCCGGGCGGTGAAGATGTTTGCCGTGGAGCAGGGACGGTTCAAGGGAATCGATCCGAGAACGGTCATTGATCCCACGGCTCGGGTATCGGTCGAGGCGCATGTGGGGGCGGGAGTCTATATCGGGGCTGAAACCGTGGTCGAGGCCAGGGTCCGGATTTTCCCCGGGGTCTATATCGGAGAGAACTGTATCCTGGGCGAAGATACCCTGATCTATCCCAACGTGACGATCATGGCCGGTACGCGTGTCGGTCGAAGGGTGGTCCTTCATGCCGGGGTTGTCCTCGGGTCCGACGGCTTCGGGTTCGCCCAGGCCCAGACCGGACTGGAGAAGTTTCCCCAGGTGGGAGTCGTGGTCATCGACGACGATGTGGAGATCGGGGCCAACACGACCATTGATCGGGCCGCCTTGGGTCAGACCAGGATCAGTCGGGGAACCAAGATCGACAATTTGGTTCAGATCGGACACAACGTACAGGTTGGGAAGGGCTGTATTCTCGTCTCTCAGGTGGGCATTGCCGGAAGCACCGTGTTGGAGGACAGCGTGGTCCTGGCTGGCCAGGTGGGCGTCGCCGGGCATCTTACCCTGGGACAGGGATGTCGGGTGGGTGCACAGACCGGGGTGAACAGATCTCTGGAGGGGGGCAAGGACTACGGCGCGGGTATTCCGCCCATGGAGCATGGACAATTCCTTCGAACGGCGGCCATTCTTGCCAAATTGCCGGAGCTGGCCCGACGGGTCAGGCAGTTGGAAAAGAAGATGGAAACCCTTCAGACAACAGATGACGGGAAGGAGCGAGCATGA
- a CDS encoding OmpH family outer membrane protein, producing the protein MALAVTMITLGSAQTWAAELKIGTIDMQQVISVSEPGVEAMDVLREKFEDMKKDIDKQQKDLEDLRESLQKQNLVLSQEAKEDKELEFKRRVRDFQDSYQAYQRKIKQEEEKLSKPVIEELAKIIEEFGRKNKFTAIFDSKGSGLLYADESVDLTGAIVAEFNRVWRAQKGKSGGAKE; encoded by the coding sequence ATGGCTCTGGCCGTCACGATGATCACGCTCGGGTCTGCTCAGACCTGGGCCGCGGAATTGAAGATCGGGACCATTGATATGCAGCAGGTAATTTCCGTGTCGGAGCCTGGAGTCGAGGCCATGGACGTTCTGCGTGAGAAGTTCGAGGACATGAAGAAGGATATCGACAAGCAGCAGAAGGATCTGGAAGACTTGAGAGAATCGCTGCAGAAGCAGAACCTGGTACTCAGTCAGGAAGCCAAGGAAGACAAAGAACTGGAGTTCAAGCGTCGGGTCCGGGATTTCCAAGACAGTTACCAGGCATACCAGCGCAAGATCAAGCAGGAGGAGGAGAAGCTCAGCAAGCCGGTCATTGAGGAGTTAGCCAAGATCATCGAGGAATTCGGCAGGAAGAACAAATTTACGGCCATTTTCGACTCCAAGGGCAGCGGGCTGCTGTACGCCGATGAATCTGTCGATCTGACCGGGGCCATCGTCGCCGAGTTCAACCGGGTCTGGAGGGCTCAAAAGGGCAAGTCTGGTGGGGCCAAGGAGTAG
- the bamA gene encoding outer membrane protein assembly factor BamA → MRLDCLSAIVMLTFWLVLAVFSGMSQAENGEPGAPRVAVLPFEINASPDLQYLREGLPELIIQELVEAGIPVVPFVEVKRLLTEHDVQYLDLAVSKDMALLSGAQYALYGSFSQVGESLSIDARLVEAFGLKEPKALFAVRKGLINLLPAVKDLATEVRLELLRKERIAEIRVEGNRILDKDVVLMRLSIQKGDDYTPERMNQELRSLYSLGYFDDILIKAEDLQDGKLVTFEVREKPLIQAIGVEGAEAIDSDDILKAMSSKAGSVINPKVLADDMTKIREMYRKDGYYNAKVSYDLEQTDPRQARLMIKVDEGQKLYIKEIRIEGAERLDVDDLRDQLALKVRGMFSWLTGTGVLKEELLDRDAAALEAYYGNRGFMDVKVAQPEVQYHEDGITIVFKVSEGARYRVGEVTFRGDMLESPDRLKLVTKLDDLEFDAQGWFDRSKLREDLQGLADYYADFGYAFAESDVDLRRDEESLTIDVAYIMSTGPKIYVRRVKIQGNEKTRDNVIRREMRLADGDVFRGYGIRRSNQRLVKLDFFETVNIESVPTPEPHELDLVVQIKEKTTGRISAGAGYSTIDKVFITGGVEERNLFGKGYSLTLSGMLGAASTRYDLTFWNPRVYDTELGAGATAYIRNIDYFSYDKKAIGGIAKFAYPLGEYTYLSWNYRIEEYRISNIDDDATDWIKDREGKNLASAVYAAVTRDTTDRRLNPSTGTINRLSVEYAGGLVGGDDQFVKYIYDSSYYRPLWWDTVFHWHGQVGYVMRNGADQIPDFERFYLGGMDSVRGYKGLYISPRNDEGTRIGGNKEFFTNFEYLFPLNKDIGLVGLLFFDAGQSWDDDEWVNTDLYKSVGTGIRWYSPLGPLRLELGYALDRDNKAGGGTRLEFSIGQFY, encoded by the coding sequence ATGCGTCTCGATTGCCTGTCGGCGATCGTCATGCTGACCTTTTGGCTGGTCCTCGCTGTTTTTTCGGGGATGAGTCAGGCCGAAAACGGCGAGCCCGGAGCCCCGAGGGTTGCCGTGCTTCCCTTCGAGATCAATGCCTCGCCTGATTTGCAGTATCTGCGGGAGGGACTTCCTGAACTGATCATTCAGGAACTTGTGGAGGCGGGCATTCCGGTGGTTCCCTTTGTCGAAGTCAAAAGGTTGCTCACCGAGCACGATGTGCAATACCTCGACTTGGCCGTTTCCAAGGATATGGCCCTGCTGTCCGGAGCCCAGTACGCTCTGTACGGCAGCTTTAGTCAGGTGGGCGAGTCCTTGAGCATCGACGCCCGCCTCGTGGAGGCCTTTGGCCTCAAGGAACCCAAGGCTCTGTTTGCGGTCCGCAAGGGACTCATCAATCTTTTGCCGGCGGTCAAGGATCTGGCGACGGAGGTCCGCCTTGAGCTTCTGAGGAAGGAGCGCATCGCCGAGATCCGGGTCGAGGGCAACAGGATTTTGGACAAGGACGTCGTCCTCATGCGCCTCAGCATCCAGAAAGGGGACGACTATACTCCGGAGCGCATGAACCAGGAGCTTCGCAGCCTCTATTCCCTGGGCTACTTCGATGACATCCTCATCAAGGCCGAGGACCTCCAGGACGGAAAGCTGGTGACCTTCGAGGTCAGGGAAAAACCGCTCATTCAGGCCATCGGGGTCGAGGGTGCTGAGGCTATTGACTCCGACGACATCCTGAAGGCCATGAGCAGCAAGGCCGGATCGGTCATCAATCCCAAGGTCCTGGCCGACGACATGACCAAGATCCGGGAAATGTATCGCAAGGACGGGTATTACAACGCCAAGGTATCCTACGACCTGGAGCAGACCGACCCCCGGCAGGCAAGGCTGATGATTAAGGTCGACGAGGGCCAGAAGCTCTATATCAAGGAGATCCGGATCGAAGGGGCCGAACGCCTGGATGTGGATGACCTCAGAGATCAGCTGGCCTTAAAGGTCCGGGGCATGTTTTCTTGGCTGACAGGAACCGGGGTCCTCAAAGAGGAGCTTTTGGATCGGGACGCGGCCGCTCTGGAGGCGTATTACGGGAATCGAGGGTTCATGGACGTCAAGGTCGCCCAGCCCGAGGTCCAGTACCATGAGGACGGAATCACGATCGTCTTCAAGGTATCGGAAGGGGCCAGATACCGGGTCGGCGAGGTGACCTTTCGCGGGGATATGCTGGAGAGTCCGGACAGACTCAAACTGGTCACCAAGCTGGACGATCTCGAGTTCGACGCCCAGGGCTGGTTTGATCGCTCCAAGCTCCGGGAGGACCTCCAGGGCCTGGCAGACTATTATGCCGATTTCGGGTACGCCTTTGCCGAGTCCGACGTCGATCTGAGGCGGGACGAAGAGAGTCTGACAATTGATGTGGCCTATATCATGTCCACGGGTCCGAAGATTTATGTCCGCAGGGTCAAGATTCAGGGCAACGAGAAGACCCGTGACAACGTCATCCGCCGGGAGATGCGCCTGGCCGACGGCGACGTGTTCAGGGGATACGGTATCAGGCGCTCCAATCAACGGCTGGTGAAGCTCGACTTTTTTGAGACCGTGAACATTGAGTCCGTGCCCACCCCGGAACCACACGAACTGGACCTGGTGGTTCAGATCAAGGAGAAGACCACGGGCAGGATCAGCGCAGGGGCGGGGTATTCGACCATAGACAAGGTGTTCATCACCGGCGGGGTGGAAGAACGCAACCTGTTCGGCAAGGGTTACTCCCTGACCCTCAGCGGTATGCTCGGGGCGGCGAGCACCAGGTACGACCTGACCTTCTGGAACCCAAGGGTCTACGACACGGAGCTCGGGGCCGGGGCCACGGCCTACATCCGGAATATCGACTATTTCAGCTATGACAAGAAGGCCATAGGCGGCATCGCCAAATTTGCCTATCCGTTGGGTGAGTACACCTATTTGTCCTGGAACTATCGGATCGAGGAATACCGGATTAGCAACATCGACGATGACGCAACTGACTGGATCAAGGACCGTGAAGGGAAGAATCTGGCCAGCGCGGTGTACGCGGCCGTGACCCGGGATACCACAGACCGCAGGCTCAACCCCTCCACGGGCACGATCAACCGGCTCTCCGTGGAGTATGCCGGGGGGTTGGTGGGTGGAGACGACCAGTTCGTCAAGTACATTTACGACAGCAGCTACTATCGGCCCCTGTGGTGGGACACGGTGTTCCACTGGCATGGCCAGGTGGGTTACGTCATGCGCAACGGCGCGGACCAGATCCCGGACTTCGAGCGATTTTACCTGGGAGGCATGGACAGCGTCCGCGGGTACAAGGGCCTGTATATCTCCCCCCGCAACGACGAAGGCACCAGGATTGGAGGCAACAAGGAGTTTTTCACCAATTTCGAATATCTCTTTCCGCTGAACAAGGACATTGGATTGGTCGGCCTTTTGTTTTTCGACGCCGGCCAGAGCTGGGATGACGACGAGTGGGTCAATACCGACCTGTACAAGAGCGTTGGCACTGGGATCAGATGGTATTCACCCCTGGGGCCCCTGCGCCTGGAATTGGGCTATGCCCTAGACCGGGACAACAAGGCCGGGGGCGGGACCAGACTCGAATTTTCGATTGGGCAGTTCTATTGA
- a CDS encoding ABC transporter ATP-binding protein, with protein sequence MSEPLYRLEGVGKDYQGQAETLTILKSVDLEINPGDSLAVVGASGSGKSTLLHIMGTLDTSTQGRVRFDGRDLQGLGQTDRARIRNREIGFVFQFHHLLSEFSTEENVAMPGIIGGMARAKALKRARDLLALVGLEGRISHRVNTLSGGERQRVAIARSVFMDPKVLLADEPTGNLDEATGARVAELLVRLNRELSMALVVVTHNRELAARMNRHLELHAGELHEVTIRPDLVH encoded by the coding sequence ATGAGTGAACCGCTCTACAGGCTGGAAGGGGTGGGCAAGGACTACCAGGGCCAGGCCGAGACCCTGACGATCCTGAAGTCCGTCGACCTCGAGATCAACCCAGGAGATTCTCTGGCCGTCGTCGGAGCGTCGGGGTCCGGTAAAAGTACATTGTTGCATATTATGGGAACACTGGATACCTCCACTCAAGGCCGGGTCCGATTCGACGGCCGGGATCTTCAGGGACTGGGTCAGACGGACCGGGCCAGGATTCGAAACCGAGAAATCGGATTCGTTTTTCAGTTCCACCATCTACTGTCAGAGTTCAGTACCGAGGAGAACGTGGCCATGCCCGGAATCATCGGGGGAATGGCCCGAGCGAAGGCCTTGAAGCGGGCCAGGGATCTTTTGGCCCTGGTGGGCTTGGAGGGGCGGATCTCGCACCGGGTAAACACCCTGTCCGGAGGAGAGCGGCAACGGGTGGCCATCGCCCGGTCCGTCTTCATGGATCCCAAGGTCCTTTTGGCCGACGAACCCACAGGAAACCTGGACGAGGCAACCGGGGCCCGTGTGGCCGAACTGCTCGTCCGTCTCAACCGGGAACTGTCCATGGCCTTGGTTGTAGTCACCCACAACCGAGAACTGGCCGCCCGAATGAATCGTCACTTGGAACTACATGCCGGAGAACTTCATGAAGTCACCATCAGGCCGGACCTCGTCCATTGA
- a CDS encoding lipoprotein-releasing ABC transporter permease subunit, translating to MSFELFVSCRYLLARRKQAFISVISLISVVGVALGVASLIVVLGVMNGFSDNLRDKILGVNAHLIVVSMEKGIPDYRDLAEKCLQVPRILAATPFIYSEVMLSTPSGVKGVVLRGIDPKTAGDVLSIGRDMREGRLEDLDLEGEFPGVIVGADLANRLGLGVGSRISVLAPSGKVSSAGFTPKIEFFTVVGVFKSGMFEYDSTLAYTGLAAAQNLLGFAGDLVSGLELRVADVYAVQEVQKNLLHVLGGYPLYGRNWIEMNQNLFSALELEKTAMAVILVMIVLVGSFSIITTLVMMVMEKTRDIAVLVSLGATPERIRRIFMLQGTTIGVVGTVAGFILGVGVSLALKRYQFIKLPLDVYYLDHLPVHLRWTDLTLIGISAMVLCFLATIYPARQAARMQPADALRYE from the coding sequence ATATCCTTCGAGCTGTTCGTCTCCTGCAGATATCTTCTGGCCCGTCGCAAACAGGCCTTCATCTCGGTTATTTCTCTGATTTCGGTCGTGGGCGTGGCTCTGGGTGTGGCCTCGTTGATCGTCGTCCTTGGAGTCATGAACGGGTTCAGCGACAACCTCAGGGACAAGATCCTGGGTGTCAACGCCCATCTGATCGTGGTCAGCATGGAAAAAGGTATCCCCGACTACAGGGATCTTGCCGAAAAATGCCTCCAGGTTCCGAGGATCCTGGCGGCGACGCCCTTTATTTACTCAGAGGTCATGCTCAGCACACCCTCCGGGGTCAAGGGCGTGGTCCTCAGGGGAATCGATCCTAAAACGGCCGGCGATGTTCTGAGCATCGGCCGGGACATGCGGGAGGGGCGCCTAGAGGATCTGGATCTCGAGGGAGAGTTTCCAGGTGTCATCGTCGGGGCCGATCTGGCCAACCGGCTGGGGCTGGGGGTCGGATCCAGGATCAGTGTTTTGGCTCCGAGCGGAAAGGTCAGTTCGGCGGGCTTCACCCCCAAGATCGAATTTTTCACCGTGGTCGGGGTCTTCAAATCCGGGATGTTCGAGTATGACTCGACCCTGGCCTACACGGGCCTTGCGGCCGCCCAGAATCTGCTTGGTTTTGCCGGGGATCTGGTGTCGGGGCTGGAACTTCGGGTGGCCGATGTCTACGCTGTCCAAGAGGTTCAAAAGAATCTGCTGCATGTACTTGGGGGATATCCCCTGTACGGCCGGAACTGGATCGAGATGAACCAAAACCTGTTCTCGGCCCTGGAATTGGAGAAGACGGCCATGGCAGTCATTTTGGTCATGATCGTCCTGGTCGGCTCGTTCAGCATTATCACCACCCTGGTCATGATGGTCATGGAAAAGACTAGGGACATCGCGGTGCTCGTTTCCCTGGGAGCGACGCCGGAGAGAATCCGCAGGATCTTCATGCTCCAGGGGACGACCATCGGAGTCGTGGGGACGGTCGCGGGCTTCATTCTGGGAGTGGGGGTCAGCCTAGCCCTGAAGCGTTACCAGTTCATCAAGCTGCCCTTGGACGTCTATTATCTCGATCATCTTCCGGTCCACCTGCGCTGGACAGACCTTACCCTGATCGGCATCTCGGCCATGGTCCTCTGCTTCCTGGCCACCATCTACCCTGCCCGGCAGGCGGCCAGAATGCAGCCTGCCGACGCTTTGCGCTATGAGTGA
- the lysS gene encoding lysine--tRNA ligase, with amino-acid sequence MAGFSPSTREPSSCFLRTSHFPYSSEKRFLSVKQPQPQSENQVLVHRKEKAAFIQSEGVPLYPNDFRPLNTIREILEENSHLDEGELESQQKSFSLAGRIVALRSFGKVTFFHIQDRTGRIQSYAQRDELGAEHYALFKKFDIGDIVGVQGGLFRTKTGELTLRANSVRLIAKSMRPLPEKFHGLKDVETRYRQRYVDLIVNEKARDVFLKRSAITRSMRAFFDARGFLEVETPMMQPVPGGATARPFVTHHNALDMTLYMRIAPELYLKRLLVGGLEKVYEINRNFRNEGIDTQHNPEFTMVEFYWAYADFKDLMDLTEELFATLALAVTGSTMVPYQGTDIDLSPGWKRLTFHESLEVVGGLTREDYEDYGRLKSLVERLGEKAMAGEKLGKLQAKIFDILVEPKLVQPHFIYHYPTEISPLSRRNEANPELTDRFELFVAGKELANAFSELNDPADQRGRFEEQIREKEAGDDEAHAMDEDYIRALEYGMPPAAGEGIGIDRLTMLLTDSASIREVILFPLLRPEAGRD; translated from the coding sequence ATGGCCGGGTTCTCCCCCTCCACCCGCGAACCGTCGTCCTGTTTTCTGCGGACGTCCCATTTTCCGTACTCGTCGGAGAAACGATTCTTGTCAGTAAAGCAACCACAACCTCAGAGCGAGAACCAAGTCCTGGTTCATCGAAAGGAGAAGGCCGCCTTCATTCAATCCGAGGGCGTACCGCTTTATCCGAACGATTTCAGACCGCTCAACACGATTCGTGAAATTCTGGAGGAAAACAGCCACCTCGACGAGGGTGAACTCGAATCCCAGCAGAAGTCCTTCAGTTTGGCCGGAAGGATCGTGGCCCTTCGATCTTTCGGAAAGGTCACGTTTTTCCATATTCAGGACAGGACGGGCAGAATTCAGTCCTACGCCCAGCGGGACGAATTGGGCGCCGAGCACTACGCCCTTTTCAAAAAATTTGACATCGGCGATATTGTCGGCGTTCAGGGCGGGCTGTTTCGGACCAAAACCGGCGAATTGACCCTCAGGGCAAACTCGGTCCGCCTCATCGCCAAGTCCATGCGTCCCTTGCCAGAGAAATTTCATGGTCTGAAGGATGTGGAAACACGTTACCGGCAACGGTACGTGGATCTAATCGTCAATGAGAAAGCCAGGGATGTCTTTTTGAAGCGCTCGGCCATCACTCGGTCTATGCGGGCCTTCTTCGATGCTCGGGGATTTCTCGAAGTAGAGACCCCGATGATGCAGCCCGTGCCAGGAGGCGCAACGGCCAGACCTTTCGTCACCCATCACAATGCCCTGGACATGACGCTGTACATGCGCATTGCGCCGGAGCTTTACCTGAAGCGGCTCTTGGTGGGCGGGCTCGAAAAGGTCTACGAGATCAACAGAAATTTTCGGAACGAAGGGATCGACACCCAGCACAATCCGGAATTCACCATGGTCGAGTTCTACTGGGCCTATGCGGACTTCAAGGATCTCATGGATTTGACCGAGGAGCTGTTCGCCACATTGGCTCTGGCAGTCACCGGGAGTACGATGGTTCCCTACCAGGGGACGGATATCGACCTTTCGCCTGGCTGGAAGCGACTGACCTTTCACGAGTCTCTGGAGGTGGTCGGCGGCCTGACCCGAGAGGACTACGAGGATTACGGGCGTCTCAAGTCGTTGGTCGAGCGTCTGGGGGAAAAGGCCATGGCCGGAGAAAAGCTCGGTAAGCTCCAGGCCAAGATATTCGACATCCTGGTCGAGCCGAAACTCGTGCAGCCCCATTTCATCTACCACTACCCGACAGAGATTTCGCCTCTGTCCCGCAGAAACGAGGCCAACCCGGAATTGACGGATCGCTTCGAGCTCTTTGTGGCCGGCAAGGAATTGGCTAATGCATTCTCGGAATTGAACGATCCCGCAGATCAGAGGGGCAGATTCGAGGAGCAGATTAGAGAAAAGGAAGCCGGAGACGACGAAGCTCACGCCATGGACGAGGACTACATCCGGGCCTTGGAATACGGCATGCCCCCGGCAGCCGGCGAGGGCATCGGCATCGACCGGCTGACGATGCTGCTTACGGATTCGGCCTCCATTCGTGAGGTCATCCTCTTTCCCCTGCTTCGGCCGGAGGCGGGCAGAGACTAG